In Pieris brassicae chromosome 8, ilPieBrab1.1, whole genome shotgun sequence, the DNA window ACTTCGGTTTATGAATATACAAATCTTATCATTATACCATGTTTACATTTCGTTATTTCCGATGCCGCTCACATAGTTGAAAATTTcctaaataatatgaaaagtatataaatattgtggCGGCAACATCAAtatcaatgtaaataaatgtttgcaaTGCAGCATTGTTCAGATTTTCAATTTGACACCGGACAATGGATGTCAACATCACTGTTCtgcattatattaaataaactaataaaatgttttaaaaaaaaaatctgagaGCCTATATTCCTCATGGCCTGATACTTGCCATTGCAATGGGCTAAATGTAAACACAGTACAAAACAAATCTTGGATAAGATCACAAAGcctaaatataaaagataatataaaagtttaacaaaaaatttaaaaagaaacaaacaGCTTTTAATTTTCGCTTTTCCTTGGCAGCTGCCATTTCCTCCTTTAGTTTCTTAATATCTTCCTTTTGCTGTTCAGTGAGCGATGATTgatataattctttaatttttttgtaatcttCAAGATCCTTCTCATATTCTTTAGTCATTTGTGTTTTGGTCTAGAAAAGTAAACCATTGttgctattttataaataaaattgaaagaattgattttactcaaatatataccaaatagtaaaaaaaataaagctgaaaaattaaacatcAGCATTTACATTACAGCAATCACAAAGAGTCAAgtgaataatgttattaaattttgatataattgaaacaaaaagGACTttccttaatataaaaaagaaccattgttatttttatgactattgcagtaatattttattcataatatagtTCATATGAGACAAGGGATTCTTTGAcaacaattttactttatacaaAAAGCAGAAAAGTCATACCTCTATATCTAACTGTTGCCAGTGTTTTGAAGTCCAACTTATTGCTTCTTTGGATGAAATGCTAGGATTCTTTGCTAAAAGGGCTGGTCTCATTTGAGCCATGAATTTAAAGAACGGTGTTAAAGGTCGTTTAGGTTTTTCTATGCCCAGACGTTCTTCCGCTGTTTTCTTATAGGAGCATATTTGTATAGGACGCAACCATGTCGATCTACAAGTACAACAAAGGAATGAGTATACCTTAAAAATAGTGAGAATACCAAAAAATTTagattattgaaataataaaagatgtGTAAGAATGTTGGTCAGTTGTGTTTATGTAAAGTAACCTCAATTACCTTCCAGGGAGGATATTTTTGTATCCTCCAAAGACACAGGAACTTATTCGAAAAGCATTACTTAGAGAATTCATAATTCACTGAAAGTGACGAAGAAaaccataaaatttaaaaaagttaacaaACTTTAATTTAGCTTTCTAAATGTAAATAGATAAATTCAAATTGCAAACACGTTTGCACAGACTAAGAAGCACTAAATGTCATTAGGGGGTCTAGCCATATAACTACTGAAAAGTATtctactaataattttaattttgcgtAATTGTATTGTTGAAAACGCTTCGTTCGCAGCCAAGAGAAATGTCTtatatacacaataataaatatatcacgCAAATCGACAGCTGATGATGCTGTTAGTAGCACCTTATTCCGTTATATCGTCtctgaattaaatttattcctaATGTCACATTTATAAGcctaataaaagttaaaacttcataatattatactaaattgGCAATAGCTGCAAAATGTACATGAAAATGTGAGCAACGTCACGAGCAACAATTTTCGATTTTAGAGATACGGCCCGctgttaatttgtattaaattataaaactgaacAGAAACCTCGCAATCTAGTTTCTGGAAGCGGCACCTGTTCTCAGgctagattttatttttccaaaGTTCATGAAGCATACATCcacttgattttattaatttatacttgatattttatacaaataatttatcattagCTTCtcatataattacaataatatatttaaaacttataattaaattcattactGACTACTTTTACatctgaaatatataaataaaatgtaccatcattttactttattattataagcaaTACACTTAAAATATGGTATTAAGTGGACAACAAACAAGTATCTTTAATTATgatacaatttacatattttttcaaattaaagaaCAATTTCAAGGACAATGCAACTATGATGTGTGAATTTCAAATAACTAGCATATAATAACTCCATTGTTCAAGGCAGGTAGTGAGTCTGATCCGTTAAACTTTAGAGCCGTTTCACCGTTGAGCAAAGTTTTTGAAAAGGATGCCGGACAAACGATGCCGGTATGGAGTTTATTTCAGACATATTTAATGCctgataagtattatattatgagGGAACCGGCGTCTTTTGTGTCCTGCCAAAGGCCTTTGACTCTGTTATCCTTATATACTGGTTGGGAAgcttatataacttatataacaaTAGATAGTATACTACTGATAACTGATGTTTACAGATAAGGACATGACTAAAATTGTGTATCATAGCTACTTTCTCGGAGTTATGTCGTACGGCATTCTACTGTGGGTGCTGCTGCAGAGGTTCAATTCTTATTTGTCCTACATAAGTGGGTTGTTCGAGGTATTTGTTGTTTCCCCAAGGGAGTCAGTAcggaataagtttaaggaattaaatattatcacaTTATCTGgttaatatattcttgatgccttgttgtatgtacaaaaaatataaacgatttaacacaaatggtgactttcaccagtattaTACTCGAATCAGAACTAATTTAAGCGTACGATCAACCAGGCtacagaagataaaccactccttatatggaaaatatatatgtttttcaacaaactcccaagcgaaattagagaattatcactaaataaattaaaagctcttgtaaaacgtaaattaatcgataaagcttttaataaatttgacgaatatttaaattatacttatccaaacaatttgttttcttatattttataagtcttTATCTTGCAATCAGCCAGCTAGGCTATGAGCAAATGAGGGCTATTAGGCGTACAGAGAAAAATCTCCATCATGACTGCTCCACTCTGTCAACCCtgtcaatttgtatgactcaaaacttagcgattaaaaagcgTGGCGGAGTCTTGCTAGATATTCTTCCAGGCTCCACGCCCTTGActtgaatttagaattaattttacttattttctgacgttcagAAGTACTTAATTTCCCATATGAATAAAGTAATTTGAGTttaatggaaaataaataaatatttacctttaataattttctcatATTCttgatattttcatatttatctgCGTAAAAGAAGATTTCTATCTCGCAACAGCatgataaattgaaaattacatttatttactaacataaaaaaaatattttcgttaaaaCGGTAGTCATTAAAGTAAACGATAATGATCCCGAATAATAGCAAACAGCAGCCTTTGAGATCACACAAAAACATGGCGGATAAACCCTGTTTTTTCTACACTGCTGATACATTAATTGGCAGTTGACTACCGAAAAGCGTGAGGGTTGTGTATCTTTTCGTAGCACTGTCAAGGCGTCGCTTATTGTGTCCTAACACACGCCTTTTGGATCTAGCTCGACTGTCGACACGtactgtcattttcatacaaatttagttttcaacTTTCTACATATACTACTGTTATGGCATTTTGACTAAGCCACTTTAACTCCTTTGTCAGATGTCATTCTAAATTTGGTTTCAAGTAGACAtttctaaacaaaaaataaaatttgttttttagtaCTAGGATATTAGATATTTGGATTATTTACTGTTAAATCTCCTATTTCCAATCTGTCGAAGATGTATAGTCGTATATAACATATGTGATTTGAAATATCTTTTAGTCCTCTAGTGCTCTTATGCCTTACTTTCAGTTTCAGTCGTCCTTACGTTTGTTATATTTTGACTAGTCTAGGATTTCGGAAGAACGTCggttactttattattattgaaatataaatgacGTGAAATGTGTAGTTTAGAAAATGCCTGTGACATTATTAATCTGTCATCAGACGAGGCTGgcgtatgtatttatttacttacatattttgttatttacaacCCACTTACAATATTAACTATAGTGTAATCTCCACGTAAAatcgatttaacgacgaaaCTAAAGCGTCGAAATTAAATGCCTgtggttggtttagcttgtcttgcTATGCTAAGCTATGTATAGCATGTATAACATTACACTCACTctcaataactttattatactaGCCCACAATAAACTCTACTGTCGGCATCATTTATACAAACTGTAGACTTTACTTTGTAGACTGTTGTGGACCATACACCAGTAGGAGTTATGGATTATCTGTATGTTTTGCTTCTGTCCATTTAATGCCAACACTATAAAATGCACAGTTCCTGCAGTGTTGTAATATAgagataaattataaattcatgACACTATTTTAGGATGTTGAAATTGTCGATTGGCGCTCACCTATTAGTCTAAATAAAGATGAAAACAGTAACTTCGAATTTATAGAcgatgtatatttaaaagatttaatacaaatatgtcTTAAAGCAGAAAACTCTAAAGGTATGCTAAGAGTTATAAACAGATCACTTTTGCCTTTATACCAAGAAGCAAAGccagattatttaaatagcatAGAATTTCAAGAAGTACTCCAAAGAAGTAGTGTAATGATAGAGCAGAAGCccacatttaaattttcttacatAAAATCAGTATGTGAAAATTTAAGGAAGAACAAAAAGAGAAAACGACTCAGTTTCATTACCCTGGattcaaatgtaaaaagtaagtattgttttaaaatcaatttagtTCAATGATGATGATATAAAATACAGTGTCCATCATGtcttgtataattaatatatttggtatttgagtatgtatatatttatttgtttacaggAAACAAAGTAAATAACGGCCATAACATGGAAAATGGAAAGATACATGTTATTGATGAGGATAGTATTGGAGAAAGTGGAGATAAAAATGACCTTATACTTCTGGAGGAGACAGTAAATgaggaaaaagaaaataaatccaaAAGTTTAGCATTACAGCTTGAGCATCAGGCAACAATATTTGATTCAGATCTAACAGCTCTGGACACAGTAGAAAATGTAAATGACACAGTAGAAAATGTAAACGACATAGTAGACAATGGTAATGACCCAAAAGAAATTCAAAGTGGTGTCTTAAATTTGTCATATAACTCCACCTGTGATAAAGCTACAACATCCAACAAACTGTTAAATAATAGTCAAGAGAATTTATTAATCACTCATAGAATTGAATTACTACCTACTGATGATGAgcaagtaaaaattaaatctatagaATTTGAAATTACAAGGTTAGAAAAAATTATCAAGCAGTTGGAAGAGACAGAGGTTATTCAAGATAACTATTGTTCACCATATGTTTTATGTGAGGAGTAGgtacattattttacaatatccACCTTCTAAGTTGCTAATAAATCAttctatttacataatactgAGGCTTAACCACACCAGAA includes these proteins:
- the LOC123713407 gene encoding transcription factor A, mitochondrial, with translation MNSLSNAFRISSCVFGGYKNILPGRSTWLRPIQICSYKKTAEERLGIEKPKRPLTPFFKFMAQMRPALLAKNPSISSKEAISWTSKHWQQLDIETKTQMTKEYEKDLEDYKKIKELYQSSLTEQQKEDIKKLKEEMAAAKEKRKLKAEYKELGRPKKSMSSYILYMMSRKDTSQANDFKSYQEKVKADWLQLPENERKKYEKQAQEQMNKYKKDLEGWEMKMISIGRSDLVRQKPTPKKRSKTIKNE
- the LOC123713382 gene encoding death domain-associated protein 6-like, translating into MCSLENACDIINLSSDEAGDVEIVDWRSPISLNKDENSNFEFIDDVYLKDLIQICLKAENSKGMLRVINRSLLPLYQEAKPDYLNSIEFQEVLQRSSVMIEQKPTFKFSYIKSVCENLRKNKKRKRLSFITLDSNVKRNKVNNGHNMENGKIHVIDEDSIGESGDKNDLILLEETVNEEKENKSKSLALQLEHQATIFDSDLTALDTVENVNDTVENVNDIVDNGNDPKEIQSGVLNLSYNSTCDKATTSNKLLNNSQENLLITHRIELLPTDDEQVKIKSIEFEITRLEKIIKQLEETEVIQDNYCSPYVLCEEYKEKVVDLYKQLCHLTQSPLVKKHEVRLRVLEGHVEAPVKILERFLNNNLQSNGYPLFPDFNDVKICVVLANDIYKLGWDARKVMKEARALFTQCGRALQKLRQGREWRDLLANVKKEHEDDPALHDPDLMAKLDANKQWAIKSEMDIIEKYAQMETEALKKRKKHTEIVNKDDATSDSDADSVVLCEEDMLRNEEFFRKLREEVKIEQTDNVDDTHNDEQVNVKECVVKMEPLSKQLEDLGDNFTVTIEIDNPFLVVEVSSDSDDDVEL